CCTCCGTGCCGCTGCCGCGTGACCTGCCCGCCGGCTCGCACCGGCTCACCGCGGTCTTCGTGGGCGGCGACGCGTTCGAGCCCTCCGAGAGCCGGGCGGCGACCTACGTGGTCCTGCCCGCGCTCGCCCGGGTGGACATCGACGCCGAGTCGCGGGTGCCCGGGGGCAGCTCCCCGGAGATCACGGTCGACGTCACGGGCCGCGGCGAGGACCCGGTGCCCACCGGGAGCGTCACGGTGACGGCCGGCTTCCGGGTCGTCGGCACCGTGCCGCTCGACGAGGGCGGGACCGCCGAGATCCAGCTCCCGCCGGTCCGCGGCACGACGCTGGTCACCGCCGTCTACAGCGGCGACCACGGCTACCTCCCGGGTCTGGACGTCACGACGATCCGCACCCGCTGACCCGTCACAGGGAGGGCGGGCCGCAGCTCGAGCGGCCCGCCCTCCCTCCTTCCTTCCCCCGCCCCACCTCCCGCCGAGCGCCGGATCGCGCACGCCTCGGCAGTGCGTGATCCAGCCCTCGGCGGGAAGGGGGTGGGGGTTGCGGTGGGGGGCGTGCAGAATCCAGCGCTCGGCGCAGGAGTGTGGGCGGGGAGGGGACGGCCGAGCGGTCGAGACCTTCCTGCGGGAAGCGCTTTCTGTTAGTGTCCGGAACGGAAACACGAACGCGGCGCCCACCCGCCGCGACTCAGTGACGAGACACCGCGCACGGCGCGGGGACAGGGGTTCGGGGATGTCCGAGACGCTCGAGGCACTCGCAGCCGCGCGGCTGGTTCCGGTTGTCGTCCTCGACGACGCCGCACACGCCCGCCCGCTCGCGGGCGCCCTCGCCGAGGGCGGTCTGCCGGTCGCCGAGGTCACCTTCCGCACGGCGGCCGCCGCCGCGGCGATCGCGGAGATGGCGAAGGACGGCCGGGTGCTCGTCGGTGCCGGGACCGTCCTCACCCCGGCCCAGGTCGACGAGGCCGTCGACGCCGGCGCGCGCTACGTCGTCTCGCCCGGGTTCTCCCGCGCCGTCGTCGAGCGCTGTGCCGCGCGCGGCGTGCTCGCCCTGCCCGGCGCGGTCACCGCCACGGAGGTCCAGGCCGCCCTCGAGGCCGGCATCAGCACGGTGAAGTTCTTCCCCGCGGAGACCTCGGGCGGCGCCGCGGCGATCAAGGCGCTGTCCGCCCCGTTCGGCGGCGTGCGCTTCGTGCCCACCGGCGGCATCGGACCGGCCAACCTCGCCGAGTACCTCGCCCTGCCGGCCGTCACCGCCGTCGGCGGCAGCTGGATGGTCCCCCGGGACCTCATCGCCGCCGGCCGTTTCGACGACGTCGCGGCGATGGTCGCGGACGCCGTCGCCCTCACCCGCTGACCGCCCGTACCCCACCGCGAGGAGACCTTCGTGACCCTGCAGATCCGTGACGCCGCCGAGTGCCGGTACGACGTGCTGTCCCTCGGTGAGGTGATGCTGCGGCTCGACCCGGGGGAGGGCCGCATCCGCACCGCCCGCAGCTTCCGGGTGTGGGAGGGCGGCGGGGAGTACAACGTCGCCCGCGGCCTGCGCCGGGCGTTCGGGCTGCGCGCCGGGGTGGTCACGGCGCTCGCGGACAACGAGGTGGGCCGCCTGGTCGAGGACTTCATCCTCACCGGCGGCGTGGACACCTCCCTCATCCGGTGGGTGCCCTCCGACGGGATCGGCCGCTCGGTGCGCAACGGGCTGAACTTCACCGAGCGCGGCTTCGGCGTGCGCGGCGCGGTGGGGGTCTCGGACCGCGGTCACACGGCTGCCTCGCAGCTGCGCGCGGAGGACGTCGACTGGGACCACGTGTTCGGTGAGCTGGGCGTCCGCTGGCTGCACACCGGCGGGATCTTCGCGGCGCTGTCCGACACCTCGGCACAGGTCGTGCTCGCTGCGGTCCAGGCAGCCAAGAGGCACGGCACGGTCGTGTCCTACGACCTCAACTACCGGCCCTCGCTGTGGAAGGACATC
Above is a genomic segment from Georgenia wutianyii containing:
- the eda gene encoding bifunctional 4-hydroxy-2-oxoglutarate aldolase/2-dehydro-3-deoxy-phosphogluconate aldolase, with product MSETLEALAAARLVPVVVLDDAAHARPLAGALAEGGLPVAEVTFRTAAAAAAIAEMAKDGRVLVGAGTVLTPAQVDEAVDAGARYVVSPGFSRAVVERCAARGVLALPGAVTATEVQAALEAGISTVKFFPAETSGGAAAIKALSAPFGGVRFVPTGGIGPANLAEYLALPAVTAVGGSWMVPRDLIAAGRFDDVAAMVADAVALTR
- a CDS encoding sugar kinase, whose amino-acid sequence is MTLQIRDAAECRYDVLSLGEVMLRLDPGEGRIRTARSFRVWEGGGEYNVARGLRRAFGLRAGVVTALADNEVGRLVEDFILTGGVDTSLIRWVPSDGIGRSVRNGLNFTERGFGVRGAVGVSDRGHTAASQLRAEDVDWDHVFGELGVRWLHTGGIFAALSDTSAQVVLAAVQAAKRHGTVVSYDLNYRPSLWKDIGGQARAQEVNREIAHHIDVMIGNEEDFTASLGFEVEGVDENLTDLDVASFRAMIENVQAAYPNFEVIGTTMRSVHTATVNDWGAIAWSKDEGFAQATHRERLEILDRVGGGDSFASGLVYGLITGEPLATAVEYGAAHGALAMTTPGDTSMVTKDDVVKLATGGSARVQR